The Euwallacea fornicatus isolate EFF26 unplaced genomic scaffold, ASM4011564v1 scaffold_88, whole genome shotgun sequence genome includes the window TTTCTGTTTTGATAGCTTTGAGCGTTTCCACATGCTCCTATCTTGCGGATCCAGGGATTTCAAATGTTCCTGCCACTGTTGCTCCTTGTGTTCCTGTAGTGCTGCTTTTACTCTCCTGTTTAGCTGATATAAGGCGTTTTTGTCCGCCTAGGCGTGTgttttaaatgcttttttcttaGCATGCCTTTTTAGCTGTAGCAGCTGTTTTGTTTCCTCGGAAATTCCCGCTAcgtaatttcttattttgggTTTTCTTCTTATTTGTGTGCTTGTTTCCAGTGCTGCTTTTATGTCCGTTTCTAGTTGTGAAACGGCATTTTCTATTTCGGCTTCACTTTCGAGTTTGCCGATTTTCGATAGgttttcttgcaagtttttcttgtatttcttCCAATTAGTCCTTTTCGTGATGATGGTATCCGCGGTTGGAATTCCTTCTCCTAAGACCACTAGTATTGGGTTGTGGTCAGAAGATCCTTCATTAATTACGTTGATTTCTGCTTCCACTGCTAAATCCCTGATTAGCATAATATCCAAAACGTCAGTTTTTCCATAAGTGGAAAAATGCGTCGGTTCTTCAGTGGACATTACTGCGACGTCatcctttttttccaaaatcttTTTAAGTTGCCTTCCATTATCATTCGTTGCTCTGCTATGCCAATTTTGCGATTTGGCATTAATATCTCCTATTGCGATTTATTGACCGCTTTCTCTACCGAACAATGCTTTCTCAACATCTTCAGGTAGCAATTTCTGTTGCGGAGGGTGATAGCACGATGCTATTCGTAACCGTCCCCTTGCATTGTTTAGCTCGATTGCGATGGTGTTCATGACTATCGTCTTTATCGGTGGCAATTGTTCGTGCTGAATGccgttttttattaaaattgctgATCCTCGTGTTCCCGGCTTTTCGTTGTCCTTTCTGTGGATTTTATAGCcgggaatttttatttcatcttTTGGTTTGAGTCGGGTTTCTTGAATTGCAGCTATGTCAGTGTTTAGACGTTCCAGTATCTCctgcaatttgttttttcatcCTTTCATACCATTTATATTCCATGATATGAtctgcaatgatgatttggtTTTCTGGTGTGCTTCCATTAACCCTGCAGTTTTGGCAAATTTGCAAAGAATGCACTCATTGCTGAGTACATTGTTTGCATCTGTTTAAGGGCCTGTTGGAAATCAACAGGCTCCtcattttttggtttttcttcTCGTTGTTTTTAGCTACTGCTGCGTAGCTCCTGCCTGGCTTGAATGGTGGTGGGGGAGGGGCAGGTTTTAACTGTTGTTTAGCCACCTTTGTGACCACTGATTTCGTTTTTGCTTCTTCTTGCTTTTTTGGGAGTTGAGGGACTTCCTTGCATCCCTTATAGCTTGCTGGGTGAGGTCCGCCACAGTTCGCACATTTAGCCGGGATGTTCCTCGCGTTTTTGCAATCACCGCTTTGGTGATTGCCTTCGCATTTTACGCACTTTACTAGTGCAGTGCAATGCATCTGGGTATGCCCGAATTTCTGGAACCTGTGACATTGAGTTGGCCCTTTTTGTTGTCTCTGGGCTTCTACTCTGACACTGAGGTTGCAACAGTGTTTAACCCCGTATATTTTTTGCTTGTCCTCCATGCTCATTTGAATTAGAAGTAGTCCAAGGGTGCGTTTTCCACCCGGCTTTTCATCCTTTGTACCGAGTGAGGACTGATCCCTTCTTTTGTTAGGTCATTTTTGACCTCTTCCTCAGTAATGTTAGCTGGGATTAGTCCTAAAACTACTCTCACCTTTTTATCTTCTGGTAAGCTGTAAGTGTGGAACTCTTTTTTGTCGTCCCTTAACAGTTTTGTCATCGCCCTGTAGTCTTCGGCGGTATTAGGGGAGATAGATACTCCCTTCCCGGTCATCTTGGCTTTGTTGAAGCctatcttttttgaccttggTCTATTGCAGACTATGGTCCAGTCCTGAGCATTAGTAATGATGACAGGcggtattttttgtttttttgctcCTCTAAGACTACTGAGTCAGTTGTTTTGCTGGGTCCTGGTTTGTTTGTCTCTTGTTCCtacttatttttttccctATTAATTTTGTCCTCTTTCTGCTGCTTCTGAATTGTTTGGAAGTCGGCTACTTCCATTTCTTCGTCCTCTTTTGATGCTTCTTGCTCTTGTGGGTCCTGGTTTTCTTCCTCATTTGTAGGCGTCCATGTcgtctttttcttctttcttttcaATTCATCTTCTCGGCCTTTGTTATCGTTTCTATCCATATTTGCTTTGATGCTTTTCAGCATCTCGGCTTGTTGTTCGAACATTTTGTTCTGTTTGGACAGCATTTGCTCCAGCTCCTCAACTCTTTTGTTGAGGGCCTGGTTTGCCTCAATGAGTGCCTTGTTGCTCTCCATAAGATATCTATTGAGTTCCATGAGGCTGCTGGGGTTCGTCTGCAGTTCGTTTACTGCCATCTGTTTTTGTGAATCGCTCAGATCTTTTTGTTGCCGCAGAAGATTTAGCGCGCTAGGCCTCAGCAGGCCTTCCGCCATGGTAGTTGTCCTTTTGCTTTATCTTGTAATCTAAATTTACTTGTTAATTATCcagaaagaaatttattagttaGTTAAAAATGGTTAGCGTGTTTTAAAAACAcgctatttaacaaaaactatGGTGACTCTGGCCGGTTAGGTCATGGACCTAAATTCCGGCCGATTGTCACCTATCGAAGGTGAAGTCACTCGACCCGATTTGTGATATCGGACGGTCGTCTCGATTGTGTTGGTTGGCCCGTCACGGTTGCCCCGGTAATTGGGCAATGGCGTCGATCGTACGTATCAGAACGACACTCGAGTTTCTTTCTCCGATTAGTCGCGGTTCGCATTTATTTGGGTGATCCCAAATTTTTACGACTCGCGtcttttcacgaaatttttctGTTTGCTCTAGGCACGTCTGTTCTTTACGATTTCTCGATCGGAACTCTCTTCGAacgatctttttttttttaggggcGCGACCCTGATGCAAAATATCTTGTCGGTATGACGTTACTGGTGCCCGTGCACCAGCCTGTGTGGGGttttcacccactaaaaaatcCCCGTGTTTTTAGAGGTTTTCGAGCCCGTGCCCGAACAACCTCGATCGAGATTTTGGGTCGCTTGGTTTTGGTCCTGTTTTTAAAGAGAGACAAGCGGGACCGTCGCTTCTTACTCAGTCATCTCTTTGGGATCCTTTTTCCTCTTTTGAGGGGAGATGGTTTAGGTCCCCCCCTGATCTTTGGCTAGAATTTTCCCGCCGACGAGGGATTTTCTAGCATCTTTTATGTTGTTGTTGTGGTCCATTTTTGTTTGTCGGCTCTTTTTGGTCTTATTTCACAGACGATGATGTCAAAGTCCCGAATTGCTTTCGGTCCTTGTTCATACATCGTTGTGAAGGCCTTTTTTACAAGtcctgtaaaataaatcctgtaaataaatttttgattagtgTCCTGAAAGAATAAATCCtgtaaaaaatagatttttaattagtgtcctgaaaagaataatttttattagtgtcCTGTTGGTTGGCTCCCTATTGTCATCCATTGTCCAGAAGTTGGTGTCGTGGCCTCTTGTGTGGGATGGCATCCTCCAGTTGGTAGTCCGTTGCCTTCCTGATCAGTTCGTTGGTGTGGTCTTCCGTGGTTTGGAACGTCTTGGTGGCATGGCTTCTAATGACTTCCGTCATCGACGTGTAGTTGAGGTCCCTTCTGATTGTCTCGTTGCTGACGTACCAAGGCGCGTTTACAATCGTCCTCAGTGCAATGTTTTCCACTGCCTGAAGGCGCTTCAGGTGCGACTTGGCTGCATACCCCCATGCTGTTGATGCGTACGTCAATTGTGGTTGGATCACTGTCTTGACCAGTGTGATCTTGTTCCTGAGCGGTAGCTTGGACTTACTGCTGATCATGGGGTAGAGCTTCGCTCTCGTCATCTTTGCCCTTAGTCTGGTCTTCTCGATGTGTTGCTTCCACGTGAGCTTCTCGTCCATGTGTACTCCAAGGTACGTAACGTTGTTGCTCCATTGTACTGGCTTCTGTTGGATCATCACTTTGTCCTCCGTCTTGAGCTTCTTCCTACGGGTGAAAACTATGGCCTGTGTTTTCTCGGCGTTGGCGTTGATCTTCCACTTGGCGAACCATTTTTCCAGCGCTGTGACTTCTTGTTGCAGGTACTTGACTAGCTGTTTTCCGTTGCCAGATCGTGCTAGTATTGCCGTGTCGTCCGCGTATAGTGCCAGTTCCGCCCTTTCCGTCCTGGGGGGATCCGACACGTAGACGTTGTATAGGAACGGCGACAGTACCGCTCCCTGGGGTACTCCTGCTTCTATGGTCCTGTGGGTTGAGTACCATCCGTCCAGCTTGACGCGAAATTCCCTGTCAGCGAGGAAGGATCGCACTAGCTTGACCAGTGGTACCGGGAGTCCGGAGTCCAACAGTCTCACTAGCAGTCCTCTGTGCCATACGCTGTCAAAGGCCTTCGCGACGTCCAGCAGTATTGCTCCCGTGGCTTGT containing:
- the LOC136350034 gene encoding golgin subfamily A member 6-like protein 2 → MAEGLLRPSALNLLRQQKDLSDSQKQMAVNELQTNPSSLMELNRYLMESNKALIEANQALNKRVEELEQMLSKQNKMFEQQAEMLKSIKANMDRNDNKGREDELKRKKKKTTWTPTNEEENQDPQEQEASKEDEEMEVADFQTIQKQQKEDKINREKNK